The Magnolia sinica isolate HGM2019 chromosome 10, MsV1, whole genome shotgun sequence genome includes a window with the following:
- the LOC131258057 gene encoding putative disease resistance protein At4g19050, whose amino-acid sequence MEELPDEIFNLTSMQCLDLLGMEHLKTTDWRNIHRLPEKLNWDRCGLDLMHEPHQDSSRRRISVSDADVFKSLGKKSRLWKSYFLKFHFLVCPCKGGRKDIYAHLKRNRFLYRRIYSRFEPSLSYERLLEVCGGKNSLDGVIGVLSMTEFFHLYGNAFVEALSDLGMKMDNLKECWIEKCHQLEYLVVGRTTDVDAVVCLENLRVSDLAKLRTVCRGELGRGSFACLKNIYLECCPKLIYFFSSSIRLQNLKLLEIKFCCRLEKVFEEDNVAGQNAFPQLVDLRLWELRKLKSIFGGHLPMLKKLKIRGCPMLEKLPLHNTNDSTAEVEIQGELKWWESIKLWEGSIKPCNIHFEERRP is encoded by the coding sequence atggaagagctCCCAGATGAAATTTTCAATCTGACTAGCATGCAGTGCCTGGATCTGTTGGGAATGGAGCATCTGAAGACGACTGACTGGAGAAATATACATCGGCTTCCAGAAAAATTAAATTGGGATCGTTGTGGCTTGGACTTGATGCATGAACCGCACCAAGACAGCAGCAGACGTCGCATCTCGGTCAGTGATGCTGATGTTTTCAAGTCTTTGGGCAAAAAATCGAGACTCTGGAAATCCTACTTTCTAAAATTCCATTTCTTGGTCTGTCCCTGTAAAGGAGGTCGCAAGGATATATATGCTCATTTAAAAAGAAACCGATTTCTCTACCGGCGTATTTATTCTCGATTTGAGCCgtctttgagttatgaaagactTCTGGAGGTTTGCGGGGGTAAGAATTCCCTGGACGGTGTTATAGGGGTTCTCTCGATGACAGAATTCTTTCATTTGTACGGCAATGCATTCGTTGAGGCACTGTCCGATCTCGGCATGAAGATGGACAACCTTAAAGAATGTTGGATTGAGAAATGCCATCAATTGGAATATCTGGTTGTCGGAAGAACGACAGACGTTGATGCAGTGGTCTGTTTAGAGAATCTAAGGGTGTCCGATCTTGCCAAATTAAGAACAGTGTGCCGGGGGGAGTTGGGCAGAGGGAGCTTCGCATGTCTAAAGAATATATATTTGGAATGTTGCCCGAAGCTCATCTACTTCTTCTCTTCAAGCATTCGGTTACAGAATCTCAAATTACTTGAAATAAAATTCTGTTGTAGACTGGAGAAGGTTTTTGAAGAAGACAATGTAGCAGGGCAAAATGCATTTCCACAGCTAGTTGATTTACGTCTTTGGGAGCTACGCAAGCTAAAAAGCATTTTTGGTGGCCACTTGCCGATGCTGAAGAAGTTGAAGATTCGAGGATGCCCGATGCTGGAGAAGCTTCCTCTCCATAACACAAATGATTCTACAGCAGAAGTCGAGATCCAAGGTGAGCTGAAATGGTGGGAAAGCATAAAATTATGGGAGGGCAGCATCAAGCCATGCAACATCCATTTCGAAGAAAGGCGTCCATAA